GCCACCGCAGCCAAATTCGCCATCGTCGGTATGCGGTGCAAGGATCAATATATTTTTAAAATTTAAATCCATTTTATCAGAATTTTTATTCCAATTATTTTATTTTTTTAAAACAGCAGCCAAAGTTAACCAGATAATTTTAATGTCAGTTAGAAATGAATGTTCATTAACATATTTAAGCTGCAATTTTTTTTTCCCGGGCCATATCAGTTCCATGTATGCTTTATCAGGGTCTTCGGCGCCTTCAAGGATTTTTCCTTCATCACTGTTCCATACCGAAGCCCAATCTGTAATTCCGGGTTTAACGCTCAATATCTTTTTTTCTTCTTCGGTAAATAAATCCGTAAAAGTTTTCACATCAGGACGAGGTCCTACAATACTCATGTTGCCTATAAATACATTTATAAATTGTGGGATTTCGTCGAGTTTTGTTTTTCTTAAAAAACGCCCGATACCTGTTATCCGTGAATCGGAAAGCGTGGTTGACGATGCCCCTATTTTATCGGCATTTACAACCATTGTTCTGAATTTATACATGCGAAATTCTTTACCATATTGACCAACTCTTTTGGCAGGATATAATACAGGACCCCTGTCATTAAAAAAAATACACAATGCAATAACAATATAGAAAGGCGAAAAAAGCAGAAGAACGATTATGCTTATTGATATATCGAAAAGTCTTTTCATTAATGTTTATATACCTTATTCAATTTTTTATTTTTCCTTAGTCGTTTTCTTATACATATTTATCATTGCCTGAACATTCTTACTCCAGTCATATGATTTGATCACGTGTTTTCTTCCGCTTTCCCCCATATCAATCCGAAGTTTTTCGCTGCTGATAAGCAATTCCAAAGCATTTACAATTTCATCAATATCTTTTACAGGAACAATCATGCCTGTTTTATTTTTTTCAACAACTTCAGGTAAACCACCGGTATCAGTAACTACAACAGGAAGCTCGCAAGCAGAAGCCTCTAATACAGATACACCAAAGCTTTCCCTTATTGATGAAACCACAAAGACATCAATATTGTTATAATATTTTACAATATCACAATGATCAACATAACCGGTAAAAATAACATCAGGCTTAATGCCCAGTTCTTTCACTAAATTTTTATATTCCTGTTCGCAACTACCACTACCCACTATTAAAAGCTTTAATGAAAGCCCTTTGTTTTTTTCTTTAAGCTTAGCAAAAGCTTTGATCAGGTAATCGATTCCATATACTTTTTCTAATGTTTTAATAGTCCCTATTACAATATCATTTTCATTAAATAATATTTTTTTAACGTTCTTAAAAAACTTTTCGGTATCAACACCAAAAGGAATAACATTTATTTTTTTTGAAGTATATTTTTTTGTTTCCTGTGCCAGGGCATTACTGGTAGCCATGATATGATCGGACTTTGACAAATTATATTTTAAAACTTTTTTAGCAAAAAAAGAACTACCCGGAAATTCAAAAACATCGCTGCCCCAGACAGAAATCACATAAGGATGAAAATTACATAATGCCCCAATAAGCCCATAACTGGAAGCATAGTAAGAATGAAGAATATCCGGTTTTTCAAAAGAAATAATTTTTTTAATCCGGTTAACAGCTGTTATATATTTCAGTTTATGAATTTTATTATCAATATAATTCAGATGATCTTTAAACCCAATTGTAAAACTTTTAAAGTTCGGTAAATTATCATAAAATGCAGAGTTCGATTTATGCAAACCAATCAATACGACTTCTATACCTGATTGGCAAAGTGAAGCAATCCATCTTTTAGTGTGGATACTGTTGGGATTGGCAAGAATAGCTACTTTCATTTTATTTTTTTGTTTTAATTTTTAACACAAAAATAAGAATTAACAAATAAGCCGACAGTTCAATAAACGGTAACTGGTTGTAATAAAAATCAAACCATCCTAAAGCCAGTGCAGAAGCAGAGAAAGCATAAAGAACAATGATCCAAAAGTTTTTTGAAATAGATGCTATAAAAAAAATAAAATATAAAATAATACTAAGTATAAAAGTATAAATAATCCCAATAACATATCCCCCATTAATCAATATTGTTCCAAAAAAAGTTTTAACATTTACATCAACCAATTCTTTCTTGTCAATAAATACGTGATAAGGACTTATAACACCCTCAAGACTTCCGCCACTAATAAAATGATATAAATTCATAAAAGGCATTATTAATGCTTTGGGATTCTGACCAACAGGCAACTGTTTATTCATATGCTCGCCAAATCCAAGGATACCGGCAAAAACATAACCCATAAAATGTTTTGCAAGTAAATAAATTTTAAAAAAGAAAGTTGCATCTTTCCTATCCTGCATAGCGAAAACATAAGTCAATCCGAATAACAGCAACACCGTTATTACAAATATCACGATATGTAATACTTTGATTTTTATTTTCTTTTTATCAAACCAGCGAAATAAAAGTCCACCGATAACAGGAATGTATAGCCATGTTTTTACCTGGTATAACAATGATAGAATAATGAAGAACAAAATAGTTATGAAGATCAGGTAATCTTTTCTTTTTGCAATCCCTATGAATATTATCAGGAACAGGATGGAAATTCCCATTAAATGCCCGGCAATTCCTGAACCTGCATATTCATAAATAAATTCATTGGTACCTATTGCATCGGTATCATCATATTTTAAAAAGGTAGAAATAAAAGAATATATCAAATAAGCAATAACAAACCAGGCAGCAATCAACAGTATTCTTTTAATTTTTTTTGATATTCCTACTGATTCATAAGAAACTTTATTCGTAATTTTTTCAATAATTTTTATGGGAATAATTTTTCCCCATAAAAAACTTCCTGACCAAAAAACTAATATTCCTGCAATAAATAATAACAACAAACTGCTGTTTACAGGCTTATAACCAAGTATGCCACCAAATGCCAATGTAATGGTAACGATGATCAAAAGCGGGTAGCTTAAAATAGTTACAGGTGAAAAATAATTTGCAAATATTTTCCTGTCGAAATTTGTTATTAAAACTATTTCGGCAAAAAGAATTAAATATAAAACCAAATTCAGCATTGCTACAATAATGTTTTTTCAGTACCCTGGCTTCGCCCTTTGACAAATAATAAAAAACTATAAAAGAAAGCAATAAATATAACTCCTGCAATGGTATTAAGCACGGCTTCAAACATAAAATTAATAATAATGATACCGATAAAAATCAAAATTAAAAATCGTTTACGGGTATAGTTTCTTCTAAGGAAAAAAGGATAAAATAACCATGTCATAAAAATTAAAAAGCCGATGACCCCAACAGCAATAAATGTTTCCAGGTATTGATTGTGAGTATTGTATTTATTTTCAACCAAAGAATGAAGTTCATATTTTTTATACTTACTCATTAAATTATCCGAAACATCGCCTGAACCTACTCCAAAAAGAAAATGCTCATTAATAATCTCTACCGATAGCATCCATATAGGAATACGGTCAACTCCGAACCGGTCAATGATGAACTGATATTCTTTTTTCTGAATCGCATCAACCAATTCGCCCTGGTTTTTAACTAATGAACTCACATAGTAAAAGCGTGAATTCTGTTTATATCCAATAATACCCAATATTATCAAAGCTACAACAACTATAGCGCCTATGAATTTTTTTTTATTCATAATTGCATAAACAATAAAATATATTACTGAAAATAAAATCAGTGTCCCATATGCTGCCTTCGACTTTAAAAGATAAATCATAATAATGAGGAAAGTTGTTGCTGTTGCATAAATAATGTTGCTCGTCCGTTGATTTTTTATAATCACTAACGAGTTGTTTACAAAATATACCATTATAAAAACACAAAGTATCAGGTACATTGAAAAATATGAAGGATGCTTAAATAACGATAAATTTGAATATGTGAAATAAGACGGGGCATCGGTATTAGTGTCGGCATAAACACCGGGAATATGGCTATTGAACATCCATTCGCTGTTTTCAAATGAAACGGAATTTAAAAAAGCATTTCCCAAACAATAAAATCCGGCAAATATATTTGCAATTACAAAAGCTAAAAGAACAAAATTAAAATACCTTTTATAAAAATTCCGTAATAAATAAATGATTGGCGGAAACAATATCAACGATAGTTTTAACTGTATATCGAAAAGTGCTGATGGAATATTTTCTGAATAAAAAACTCCGACAACAAAAACCAAATACAACAGTAGGTTGATAATTACTGCAAAATTGAATTTAAAAGTGATTCTTTTTTTTTCGTAGAAAAAGATAAGTACCAATGCGCTGACCAGCCACAGCATTATTGCATACGAAATCATTATCACTGCAAAAGGAATCAATGATATCAACAAACATGTAAGGAAAACATGAATTTTTGAAATATCCCATTTATCAGCAGCCAAAATCATTATACCGGTTTACTCGAAAAATCAAAGTTAATATATTTATCAAAAATGGCTTTGTCTACACCATTTAATTTTAATGAATCCGAAAGCAAACAAGAAAGAAATATGCGTATGGTTTTAAAAGAAAACTTATATCTGAATTTTAACAAATAAACAATATATAAAATGTACGAATGTCGCCACAATTGCCACTTCCATGAAGGCATAAAACTTTTCATATTTATAAACCGACTTAAATAATTTATAAATATTTTGCCGATGATTAGTTCAGATGTTTTTGAAATTGAAGAGTTAACTTTATGATATATCAGTGAATTTAACACACATGCTGCATTTATTTTATTCTTTTTCAGTCGCATTGAAAATTCAAAATCTTCTTCACCAAAAAAGAAATTTTCTGTCAGTTTACCTATTTTTTCAATAACTGATGTGCGCATTATTATTGAGCATCCGGTAATAAAGCTTATTTTAACGAAATTTTTATCCGGCAATTCGGTGTAATGTTTATCATCGAAAAAATATTTACGTGTTCCGTAATTGCTTAGCTTTCCACCACAATTCCAAATTATTTCCTGTTTATTAAAATATCGTATTTGCGGAGTTGCTACCGAATAATTTATGTTATTATTAAAGAATGTTATTAACTCACTCATGAAGTTTGGAGTAACAACAGTGTCATTATTCAAAAGCAGGATATAATCTGTTTTATTGTTTATCGCCGCCTGTATCCCAATATTATTTCCTTTAGCAAAACCATAATTCAAAGGACATTCAATAATCTGAATTTTTTTATATAACGTATCGGTAAGCCATTTTTTTATTTTCCCGACCGAGCCATCGGTTGAAGCATTATCTACAAGTATGATTTCAAAATTCTGATAATTGCTATTTGAAAGGCTCGACAGGCAGTCAATCGTATCTTTAAAACCATTCCAGTTCAATATTACTATTGCAACTTTTGGATTATTCACGATATTTGAATCACGCTTATTCACTAATTTTTCTAAGTTTAAAAACAGATGCAGTCAACATTGCAAAAAGTATTATTTCACTTATCAGCATTGAAGCTGACGCTCCCATATCGGCAAAAAAGTAAATTAAAAAGAAAAGGTTTACAATGCTTATAACACCAGTAATAGCAACATAAACCATGAATTTCTTTTTATATCCCATATTTACCAGGCCTAAAATTCCAAGAAAATAATTCATCCCTCCAAACAGGATAACAAAGCTCATAATCTGCATATCAGGAATGGAAGGAATAAATTTATCTCCAAGAAAAACGGTAACAACAGGTCGTGCAAACACAAGGAATAGCAGAGAAATCAGCACTAATATTACAAAATAATATTTTCCGAGTTTTATTAAAAAGTTTGCATTTTTGTTATTGCTTTCATTAAAGAACTTTTTACTCATGAACGGGAATAATGCATCGGATACCGGAGTTATTATGGACTGCATACCTTTAATCACTTTTTCGGCAGATGAATAATATCCCACAATTGTATAGTTTGAGAATAATCCTAAAAGTAGAACATTTGCATTCCGGTATAAATTCATGCTGAATGTTGAAACAAAAATCGGCCATGATTCTTTCATCTGAATTTTTATTTCAGAAATTTTTGGAAAAACAACATTCAGATTAAATGTTTTGTATGCAATTATAAAACTTAAGATTCCTGCTATCAAATACCCATATGTGTTGAATAACGGCACTATCAGGTAATCCGATTCATTACGTACAAAAACAAAAATCAAAAGTGTGAAAGTTAATTTTGAAATAAAATTTACAATTGTGATAAACTTCATTTTCTCCATTCCCTGGAAAAGCCACACTGGAACCAAAGCATCGCCAATAACAATTCCAAATGTGTAAATAAACAAAATATAATTGCTTCGAAACTGTTCAAACGAAACAATAAGGATCAATAATACCAATGCACACAAAAGGGAGATCATAAGTTTTACACTTATAACAGCGGAAAATATTTCCGAAACTTTTTGTTTATTATTTTGATTTATTGAAATCTGCTGCGTTGCAGAAAAAGCAAATCCAAAGCTTGTAAAAATTATAAAATATTGAATAACTACATTGGCAAACGAAACCAGTCCGAATGTTGAAGGACCTAAAACCCTTGTCAGATAAGGCACTGTGATAAGTGGAAACAAAAATGAAATTCCATTCAAAACCGATAATGAAACAAAATTTGAAAAAATTTGCTTTTTATCTTTATGAATTAATATTGATCTTGCTTTTTTCAGCATAACTTAACAATCATCACAAAAATAGTGATTAAGAATGAGCTTTTGGTTTTTATTTCAATAAGATATTAAGGGAGTAATTAACAGGAATCAACCCAAAGAAATCACATAATAATTTGTCGTAACAAAATAATTCCTGAAATATGGAATAGAGGTCAGTATCGACGATTGTTTCCTGACTTTAAGTTTGAATTTCACTTCATAATTTGGATTAATGAAATATAAAATCTTCTTATCAATTTTATAATTCGACTGTTTCAAAATTCTTTCAAATCGTTCAATTGTAATCCCAGTATCATGCACTTCCAAAAGGTTTTCAATTTTTCCCTGACCTTCGCCAAACATTTTTAAAATTGAACGATAAATACCTTTTGGTAAAATGTGAAAATACGGTAGTTTTGATAAAACTTTACTTTCACAAATCTGCTGATGTCCGCCAAACGGGCTTTGCCAAGAAGGAAATCCCATGAATATCTTTCCACCGGGTTTTAAAAATTTTTTTATAAAATCCATAAAGCGCTCCTGCCCATGAATATGTTCAAGAACATCGCGAGAAAAAATCAAATCGAAAGTTCCGATACTTTCAATATCATAAATATCAGCTGTAATGAATTTTATGTTTTCTTTATTCGGATGATTTTCATAAAATTTATTTGCATTCTCGATTTTTCCTCCTGCTAAATCAATTCCCACAATTCTTACACAACCCAAATCCAGAAATGGTTTCAGGTTACCACCCTCACCGCAGCCAATTTCAAGAACAGAAGTTTTTTCGTTTACATCAAAAACATCTTTTATAAAAGGCAGCACATGCCGGCTAACAGTATATTCCTGTTCTTTAAAATATTGTTCCCTGTTTGTATGTCGTTCCTGCATTTAAATTATTTTTAATAATTGCTCACCTGCTTCTTTCATGGATTTACCCAACGAAATAAATCCATGATTTTTCATGCAAAGGAAATCATGATTATCTAAAATATCAAGTACACTATTTACAAGTTCAATTGTTCCGTATGATTCCTCCTTTGCTGTTTCAGGAATACCAAGCGTTTTAACATTATCTAAAATTTCTTTTGAATGACCGTGAAAAATCGCATTCACTTCCGGTCTTGCTTTATAAATTGAATAATGCAACATGCTTTCCGACGAAGGATAACGCTTTCCTTCGGCATACACTATTCTATCTTCCATATCGCAATCCGTAACCTTTACAAAGCAATCATTCTTCAATTCATTTTTAAAACCAATACAGGTTCCGGTAATTATAAAATCATTTTCACCACTTTTTATCCTGAAGCTCAAATTTCCATATGAACCACCGGGGTATGGCGGTGCTAATTTTTTTTCATGAAAAATTTTACACCAATAGCTGAGCTCTTCAAGATGTGAATCCATAGGAGGTTCAGCATCTTTAAGAATTGTTTTAAATTTTATCCCGCTATATTCTTCTGCCATTATTCTAAAAGCGTTTTTATATCTTTCACAGTAGGTTTTACAATTCCTTTTTCAGTAATTATTCCTGTAATATATTTTGCAGGTGTAACGTCAAATGCAGGATTAAATGCTTTTGAATTTGGCGAACACACAAGCACTTCATGGAGTTTCCCTGTTTTATCAATTCCCGTTTGCCACAAAACTTCATTTTCATTTCGTTCTTCAATAATTATTTCCGAACCCGATTTACATTTCAAATCAAATGTAGAAGTCGGAGCCGCAACATAAACTGGAACTCCAAATTCTTTTGCTATTATTGCTTTTTCGAAAGTTCCTATTTTATTAGCCACATCACCATTGCGTGCAATCCTGTCTGCTCCCACAATTACCATATCAACTTTTTTCTGCGACATCAAAAATGCTCCGGCATTATCAGGCACAATAACATGAGGAACATTTTCATTATTCAGCTCCCATGCTGTAAGTCGCGCACCCTGACTGCGTGGGCGGGTTTCATCAACGTAAACAAAAATGTTTTTTCCTTCACGATGAGCTGTGTAAATGGGCGACAACGCTGTACCATAATCAACAAAAGCAAGCCATCCGGCATTGCAATGTGAAAGAATATTAAAATTATTTTTTATGATTTCATTCCCGTATTCACCAATTTTCCTGCTTGCATAAATATCCTGCTCGGCAATGAATTCGGCAGCAATAACGGCTCTTGCAGGCGAATGTTTTGCAGCAGCATAAACCAGTTCGGTAGCATAAAATAAATTTCTTGCAGTTGGACGCGTACCCTCAATTTCGTTTTTAGCAATTAAAATCTCTTCTTCGTAATTATTATTATCAGCGAGCAGAGCAGCCTGTGCCATTGCATAACCTGCAGCAGCACCAATAGCACCGGCACCACGTACAATCATTGTTTTAATTGCGTGACAGGTTGTTTTATAATCTTTCGATTCAAATATTTTAAACTCAAAAGGAAGAAGATTCTGTTCTATCATAAACACTGTTGAACCTTCGAGCCAAATGGTTTTGTATTCTTTACCGTTAACTTTCATTTCAAATTAATTACAACAAAAGTAATTTTAAAAATGCAGTTATACAAAAAGTAATATAATAATAAGGTATAAGGTAGAAAGGTATAGGGAAGTTAGAACTTAAAATTTGTATTTAAGATTTTGGATTGTAAATTAAATACAATACAGATAAAGCCCATATTACAAGTTACAAATATTAATAAAATAACCAATTTCCAACATCGAATTACCAATGATCAGCTTGGATATTGGAAATTGAGCGTTGATTATTTGAAATTTATTCTTTATCGTTAAAAAAGCCGGCTAACCAGGCCGGCAAAAAAGGTATGACGAATGTCATATGTTAGGAAAGTAAGCTTTTTAAAATATCGGAAACAACTTTATTATCGGCTTTTCCGGCAAGTTCTTTACTAGCAAGCCCCATAACTTTTCCCATATCTTTTATAGATGAAGCGCCGGTTGTTTCAATAATTTTTTTAATAATATTTTTAATTTCTTCTTCACCCATTTGCGCTGGCAGATATTGCTGTATGATATCAGCCTGAAAAATTTCAGGTTCAGCAAGATCCGATCTGTTTTGGGTTTTATAAATTTCAGCAGCTTCTCTGCGTTGCTTAACCAGCTTCTGTAATAATTTTATTTCGCTGTCGTCGGTAACCGGTTCACCGGAAGATTGTGCAAGCAACAACGCTGCTTTAATGCTTCTTAATGCTTCCAGTTTTTCTTTTTCTTTGGCAAGCATTGCCGATTTAATATCAGCATTGATGCGGTCAACTAAACTCATAATTTAATTTCTATAAATTAATCAACGTTATCGTGAAGAAAACTATTATTCTGCCGGAGTTCCACTTTTTTATCTTCACCTTCTGAAAGTGTGAATTTTGAAATATGTGATTCGCTAGAAGGAATAACATTCGATAACACTACATTTCTTCTCACGTATGCCGGTTCTTTTTCGAGTTCAGAAACACCTTGCTGTGTTTTAATTTTCATGCTGAGCTCTTTAAGTTTTTTTATTCTTTCCTGTGTATGAAGCGGAACATTTTCTTTTTCAGCAACAGGTTCCTGTACCGGTTCAACTTTATTCTCAAAAGCCGGTTCTTCTGTTTTAACCAGTATTATCGGCTCGTTCAAAGCATTAGGCTGAAGTTGAATATCCGGTTCATCATCAGCTGCTTGTTTTGTGTTTTCAAATAGAGTGAATTCATTAGTGATTTCAACCTGTTTTGATTCATTGATAATTTTTATTTCTTCAACCTTCTCAACATTTTTTGTTGTTAGTTTGATATCAAAAATATCAACGTCTTCTTTTTCGGTAACAGGATTATTTTTTTCTTCCTTCTCTGTTTTAATTTCTTCTTCAAGGGAAACAACATTACGTACAGGTTGCTTTGCCGGGATGTAATCAAATGTTTCTGTTGAATTGAAACCTGTAGCAATAAGAGTAACACCTATCATGTTGTCTAATGATTCGTCAACGCCATTACCCCAAATGATCTCAGCTGTTGAACCTGATTCACGCTGGATGTATTCAGTGATTTCAGAAACTTCATCCATGGTAATCTCAGCCTTACCTGAAGCGATATACAACAAAATGTTGCTTGCACCTTTAATCTGGTTATCGTTCAGTAATGGTGAAGATAAAGCCATTTCAACAGCTTCGAGAGCGCGGTTTTCACCTTCAGCAAATCCCGAACCCATTATAGCAACACCACTGTTTTTCATTACAGTCTTCACATCTTCAAAATCAACATTGATGTAACCGGGAACAGTGATTATTTCAGCAATACCTTTTGCTGCATTGGTAAGAATGTTATCCGCTTTTCCGAATGCTTCGGACAAACGCTGGTTTCCGTATAGTTCGCGTAATTTATCATTGCATATTACAAGCAGTGTATCTACATTTTTCCGAAGTTCTTTAATACCTTCTTCTGCCTGCAATTTTCTTTTTCTTCCTTCAAAAGAAAATGGAATGGTAACAATTGCAACAGTAAGTATTCCCATTTCTTTAGCAGTAGCAGCAATTACAGGAGCTGCTCCCGTACCTGTTCCGCCCCCCATACCTGCAGTAATAAAAAGCATTTTGGTATTCGTATCCAGCATACTTTTAATCTGGTCAATATTTTCTATGGCCGCATTTTTCCCGACAGCAGGAATAGAACCCGCTCCCCTTCCTTCAGTAAGACTCGCTCCTATCTGAACTTTAACAGGTATAGGACTAATTTCAAGAGCCTGGGAGTCGGTGTTGCATACAATAAAATCAACACCTTCAATGCCCTGTTTGAACATATGGTTTACAGCATTGCTGCCGCCACCGCCTACACCAATCACTTTTATGATTGATGATTTATTTTTTGGAAGGTCGAATTGTATCATTTCGGTCATAGATGTTTTTTCGGATGGTTAAAATTAGATATAAGATGCTATCGAAATTTTTTTTTGTTCAGATTTTATTAACATGAATTTTACAAAAAATGTTAATATTTTTTATTTGTTAATTTGTTCCACCGTCTTCAAAAAATTCTTTACCCTTTGCAAAAATTTTATCAAAGAATCCGCCTTTGGTTTTTTTAGAATGTGTCTGGACTTTTGTTTTTTCTTTCGCATTCCCTTTATTTTCCCTGGGTACCTTACTTTCCATTTTTTCGAGTCGTTCAAATCCTTTTATCACCAAGCCAACACCTGTTGCAAACATAGGACTTGCAATATCTTCGGAAACACTTTTTGCCAGGTGTTCATTTGGGTATCCGATACGTGTATCCATGCCGGTAATAAATTCAGTAAGCTGTGCCACATGTTTTAACTGAGCACCACCACCGGTAAGTACAATTCCTGCAATGAGTTTTTTCTCGTAACCGGAATTTTTTATTTCATAATAGATATGTTCAATGATCTCTTCCATTCTTGCCTGTATAATACTGGCAAGGTTTCTCAGCGAGATCTCTTTCGGGTCGCGTCCTCTTAATCCGGGAATGGAAACAATTTCTTCTTCCTTATTTTCACTTGCCAATGCTGAACCGAATTTTATTTTCAATGCTTCAGCCTGGCTGCGAATAATAGTGCATCCTTCTTTAATGTCTTCGGTAACAACATTTCCACCAAAAGGAATTACGGCAGTATGACGAATGATTCCATCCTGGAAAATAGCGATGTCTGTTGTACCCCCGCCAATATCAACTAAAACAACCCCGGCTTCTTTTTCGTCTTCGCTCAGCACGGCATCAGATGAAGCAAGCGGTTCAAGAATAAGTTCGGCAACTTCAAGTCCTGCTTTGCTTACACACTTATGAATATTTTTTGCTGCGGCAACTTGTCCGGTGATAATATGAAAATTCGCTTCAAGGCAAATGCCCGACATACCTATAGGATCTTTAATTCCCGGTTCTTTGTCAACGATATATTCCTGCGGAATAACATGAATGATTTCTTCGCCGGGCTGCATCACCAGCTTATACATATTTTCAACCAACACATCAATATCCTGCTGGCTGATTTCATCTTCAAGACTATTGCGCATAATGTTTCCACGATGCTGAATACTTTTTATATGCTGACCTGCAATTCCCACGTTCACCACCCTTATATTCACACCTGATTTTTGTTCCGCTTCTTCAATAGCAGCACGAATAGAATGAACTGTTTTTTCAATATTGGCAACCATACCACGTGTAACTCCAATCGATTCTGATTTCCCAATTCCCAGAATTTCAATTTTACCGAATTCGTTTCTTCTTCCAACGATTGCAGCAATCTTGGTAGTACCAATGTCTAATCCTACAATAATTTCTGATTCCATATTTTATGAATTAAGTTTTTGAACAAACCACCTGATTTTTATATTTTAAATTTATTTTTTTGTATTTACTCCACCCTATCTTATTCAAGCCTTTCTTATAAAAAACCAAAAGATTATTAAATTTTTCTTCCATATTATCTATGTTTCCAAAAATAACAACTGCATCGCCTATCTTGGTAAACAATTCCATTTCTCCTTTTGTATTCACGTATATCTCTTCTATCATGGCTTTCCAGAATTCATCCTTATCAATAAACTGTGCTATTCTGAAAACCTTATAAGCAGCCGTTTTCATAATATTCGAATCGGCACTCAGCGAATCATTAACATCTAATTTTATTTTAGGAGCATAATAATTATCAATATTTCCATTTGCTACAAGCAAGCGGGCAGAATATTTTTCACTACCGGGCATCAGGAAACCCTTATCATCAATGTAATAACTTTGATTGAATTTATTTATCACTTTTACTAACGGACGTCTTTGCTTTATTTTAATTTCAATATCACCCTCGATATTTGTACTTACATCTGCCTTTTCAACATAAGGTATTTCATTCAATGCACTTTCAATATCATTGGAATTTATTTCCGCAAGGCTATTATCTTTTAGCTTATAACCCTTGCCGGAAAGGTAATCCCAAATATCACTTTCTGTAATAAAATAATCATCGCTATCGTATTTTATCAGTACACTTTGGTTTTTACATATCACCGCATCCTGCTGTTTCTGTATAAAAGCAATAAGTACACCTACACCTGCAATTAAAATAACCCACATCAATATGATGATGATTCTTTTCATTAAAATTCTCTTTGAATTTTTAAAATATTTTTTAAACTTTTTTCAATAGGCAATACCAGTTGATCAATATCCCCTGCGCCAATAGTAACAAGCACTTCGAGCTTCCTTTTTACCAGTTCTTCGATTAGGTCATCCCTGGTGCATAATGATTTATTCTTAATTTTAATTTTCTCCAAAAGCATTTCTGAAGTAACTC
The genomic region above belongs to Bacteroidales bacterium and contains:
- a CDS encoding sugar transferase produces the protein MKRLFDISISIIVLLLFSPFYIVIALCIFFNDRGPVLYPAKRVGQYGKEFRMYKFRTMVVNADKIGASSTTLSDSRITGIGRFLRKTKLDEIPQFINVFIGNMSIVGPRPDVKTFTDLFTEEEKKILSVKPGITDWASVWNSDEGKILEGAEDPDKAYMELIWPGKKKLQLKYVNEHSFLTDIKIIWLTLAAVLKK
- a CDS encoding glycosyltransferase, with translation MKVAILANPNSIHTKRWIASLCQSGIEVVLIGLHKSNSAFYDNLPNFKSFTIGFKDHLNYIDNKIHKLKYITAVNRIKKIISFEKPDILHSYYASSYGLIGALCNFHPYVISVWGSDVFEFPGSSFFAKKVLKYNLSKSDHIMATSNALAQETKKYTSKKINVIPFGVDTEKFFKNVKKILFNENDIVIGTIKTLEKVYGIDYLIKAFAKLKEKNKGLSLKLLIVGSGSCEQEYKNLVKELGIKPDVIFTGYVDHCDIVKYYNNIDVFVVSSIRESFGVSVLEASACELPVVVTDTGGLPEVVEKNKTGMIVPVKDIDEIVNALELLISSEKLRIDMGESGRKHVIKSYDWSKNVQAMINMYKKTTKEK
- a CDS encoding glycosyltransferase family 2 protein, whose product is MNKRDSNIVNNPKVAIVILNWNGFKDTIDCLSSLSNSNYQNFEIILVDNASTDGSVGKIKKWLTDTLYKKIQIIECPLNYGFAKGNNIGIQAAINNKTDYILLLNNDTVVTPNFMSELITFFNNNINYSVATPQIRYFNKQEIIWNCGGKLSNYGTRKYFFDDKHYTELPDKNFVKISFITGCSIIMRTSVIEKIGKLTENFFFGEEDFEFSMRLKKNKINAACVLNSLIYHKVNSSISKTSELIIGKIFINYLSRFINMKSFMPSWKWQLWRHSYILYIVYLLKFRYKFSFKTIRIFLSCLLSDSLKLNGVDKAIFDKYINFDFSSKPV
- a CDS encoding O-antigen ligase family protein; protein product: MILAADKWDISKIHVFLTCLLISLIPFAVIMISYAIMLWLVSALVLIFFYEKKRITFKFNFAVIINLLLYLVFVVGVFYSENIPSALFDIQLKLSLILFPPIIYLLRNFYKRYFNFVLLAFVIANIFAGFYCLGNAFLNSVSFENSEWMFNSHIPGVYADTNTDAPSYFTYSNLSLFKHPSYFSMYLILCVFIMVYFVNNSLVIIKNQRTSNIIYATATTFLIIMIYLLKSKAAYGTLILFSVIYFIVYAIMNKKKFIGAIVVVALIILGIIGYKQNSRFYYVSSLVKNQGELVDAIQKKEYQFIIDRFGVDRIPIWMLSVEIINEHFLFGVGSGDVSDNLMSKYKKYELHSLVENKYNTHNQYLETFIAVGVIGFLIFMTWLFYPFFLRRNYTRKRFLILIFIGIIIINFMFEAVLNTIAGVIFIAFFYSFLLFVKGRSQGTEKTLL
- a CDS encoding DUF6337 family protein; translation: MLNLVLYLILFAEIVLITNFDRKIFANYFSPVTILSYPLLIIVTITLAFGGILGYKPVNSSLLLLFIAGILVFWSGSFLWGKIIPIKIIEKITNKVSYESVGISKKIKRILLIAAWFVIAYLIYSFISTFLKYDDTDAIGTNEFIYEYAGSGIAGHLMGISILFLIIFIGIAKRKDYLIFITILFFIILSLLYQVKTWLYIPVIGGLLFRWFDKKKIKIKVLHIVIFVITVLLLFGLTYVFAMQDRKDATFFFKIYLLAKHFMGYVFAGILGFGEHMNKQLPVGQNPKALIMPFMNLYHFISGGSLEGVISPYHVFIDKKELVDVNVKTFFGTILINGGYVIGIIYTFILSIILYFIFFIASISKNFWIIVLYAFSASALALGWFDFYYNQLPFIELSAYLLILIFVLKIKTKK